A single window of Loxodonta africana isolate mLoxAfr1 chromosome 10, mLoxAfr1.hap2, whole genome shotgun sequence DNA harbors:
- the ATXN3 gene encoding ataxin-3 isoform X7 → MIRVQQMHRPKLIGEELAQLKDPRSQKTDLERALETNDGPGMLDEDEENLQKALALSRHEIDMEDEEADLRRAIQLSMQGSSRNVSQDTPQTSGTNLSSEELRKRREAYFEKQQQQQQQRQQADLPGPVSHPRERPPTSSEALGSDLGDAMSEEDMLQVAVSMSLETVRNNLETEGEK, encoded by the exons ATGATCAGGGTCCAGCAGATGCATCGACCAAAACTTATTGGGGAAGAATTAGCACAACTAAAAGATCCGAG AAgccagaagacagacctggaacGAGCCTTGGAAACAAATGATGGGCCAGGAATGTTAGATGAAGATGAGGAGAATTTACAGAAGGCTCTGGCACTAAGTCGCCATGAAATTGACATGGAAGACGAAGAGGCAGATCTCCGCAGAGCTATTCAGCTCAGTATGCAAG GTAGTTCCAGAAATGTATCTCAAGACACTCCACAGACATCAGGTACAAACCTTAGTTCAGAAGAACTGCGGAAGAGAAGAGAAGCCTACTTTGAAAA gcagcagcagcagcagcagcagcggcagcaggCAGATCTGCCGGGACCAGTTTCACATCCACGTGAAAGGCCACCCACAAGTTCAGAAGCACTTGGGAGTGATCTAG GTGATGCAATGAGCGAAGAAGACATGCTTCAGGTGGCTGTGTCCATGTCTTTAGAAACTGTtagaaataatttggaaacagaaggagaaaaataa